A window of the Deinobacterium chartae genome harbors these coding sequences:
- a CDS encoding PIG-L family deacetylase produces the protein MKRPLLSSALIALSLGMAQAAPGSYGGSNSGLDLMDVDMMFIGAHPDDDGGIMGTFARYILDEGYKGTVITLTGGEGGGNATGRETGRSLGLIREEEERRSLNLIGVHSPRFAGLHDFYFTLSAEETLEKWGGDSFVCDVVRDVRLQRPEVIVTMWPGPGTHGQHQMAARAATLAFEHAGDPNFCPDLTNKEFLPPFTPLKLYYYPNDAKSATVAIPTGDYSRSARMRYADLKELALTNYRTQGYDQFRVIPAKEAAPERFMLVRSRVPVPETETHLLEGAVKDAATSPAGVRLEVTPAAYQVGQGGSVDVTVRFFNATPQPMQGAALSLAVPEGFTVTPVSGADVGTLEAGKEATAVFRVSATAGAAIDQDARLTARYSAQQGGRTLGGANQAHVRAVAGVQVSFKPTFDVAAYQDFARQTHTEWVIGSLPTRLPLIIGQDNEVALQVTNRGGSAARGTVTLELPKGITASGNLAYDLEAGKSAELKVTLNVDPSVLPEGRQSALVPLKAGGQGISGDLANVYALPALTLPRVTGAPKIDGDLSDMAQLAQGRINPVDLWWRKQPDSAADSSANFFAGWDADFLYVGVRVNDDAVVCNIAPDDVKAQLRSDAVGVTVDPSGASRDTSTTLMAAAFPCTTAGFGARGFRDADANQGLMEDTAPGMEVASRRTDTGYDIEFKIPWKAMPSQPQPGSTLGLNVVVYDGDLKDARVGANISESGLAWAAFSWGGKQALPYLWPRVTLGQ, from the coding sequence GTGAAACGTCCTCTGCTTTCCTCTGCGCTGATCGCCCTGTCGCTGGGCATGGCCCAGGCCGCCCCGGGCTCGTACGGCGGCAGCAACTCCGGGCTGGACCTGATGGACGTCGACATGATGTTCATCGGAGCTCACCCCGACGATGACGGCGGCATCATGGGCACGTTTGCCCGCTACATCCTCGACGAGGGCTACAAGGGCACCGTCATCACCCTCACCGGCGGCGAAGGCGGCGGCAACGCCACCGGACGCGAAACCGGGCGCTCGCTGGGCCTGATCCGCGAGGAGGAAGAGCGCCGCTCGCTGAACCTGATCGGCGTGCACTCGCCGCGCTTTGCGGGCCTGCACGACTTCTACTTCACGCTTTCCGCCGAGGAGACCCTCGAGAAGTGGGGCGGCGACAGCTTCGTGTGCGACGTGGTGCGCGACGTGCGGCTGCAGCGTCCCGAGGTGATCGTGACCATGTGGCCCGGGCCCGGCACGCACGGCCAGCACCAGATGGCGGCCCGCGCGGCCACTTTGGCCTTCGAGCACGCCGGTGACCCGAACTTCTGCCCGGACCTCACCAACAAAGAGTTCCTGCCGCCGTTCACCCCGCTGAAGCTGTACTACTACCCCAACGACGCCAAGAGCGCCACGGTCGCCATTCCCACCGGCGACTACTCGCGCAGCGCCCGCATGCGCTACGCCGACCTCAAGGAACTCGCCCTCACCAACTACCGCACCCAGGGCTACGACCAGTTCCGGGTCATTCCGGCCAAGGAGGCCGCCCCCGAGCGCTTTATGCTGGTGCGCTCGCGCGTGCCGGTCCCCGAGACCGAAACGCACCTGCTCGAGGGCGCGGTCAAGGACGCCGCCACCTCCCCGGCGGGCGTGCGCCTCGAGGTCACCCCGGCCGCGTACCAAGTCGGCCAGGGCGGCAGCGTGGACGTGACGGTGCGCTTCTTCAACGCCACCCCGCAGCCGATGCAGGGCGCGGCCCTGAGCCTGGCCGTCCCCGAGGGCTTTACGGTCACGCCGGTGAGCGGCGCCGACGTGGGCACCCTCGAGGCGGGCAAGGAGGCGACCGCGGTCTTCCGCGTCTCCGCCACGGCGGGTGCGGCCATCGATCAAGACGCGCGCCTCACCGCACGTTACAGCGCGCAGCAGGGCGGCCGGACGCTGGGCGGGGCCAACCAGGCGCACGTGCGTGCGGTGGCGGGCGTGCAGGTCAGCTTCAAGCCCACCTTCGACGTGGCCGCCTACCAGGACTTCGCGCGGCAGACCCACACCGAATGGGTGATCGGTTCGCTGCCCACCCGCCTGCCCCTGATCATCGGGCAGGACAACGAGGTGGCCCTGCAGGTCACCAACCGGGGCGGCAGCGCGGCCCGGGGCACCGTAACCCTCGAGCTGCCCAAGGGCATCACCGCCAGCGGGAATCTCGCTTACGACCTCGAGGCGGGCAAATCCGCCGAGCTGAAAGTGACCTTGAACGTGGACCCCAGCGTGCTGCCCGAAGGTCGCCAGTCGGCGCTGGTGCCGCTCAAGGCGGGCGGCCAGGGGATCTCCGGTGACCTCGCCAACGTCTACGCGCTGCCTGCCCTGACGCTGCCGCGCGTCACGGGTGCCCCCAAGATCGACGGGGACCTCTCGGACATGGCGCAGCTCGCGCAGGGCCGCATCAACCCGGTGGACCTGTGGTGGCGCAAACAGCCCGACTCGGCCGCCGACTCGAGTGCGAACTTCTTCGCGGGCTGGGACGCCGACTTCCTGTACGTCGGCGTGCGGGTCAACGACGACGCCGTGGTGTGCAACATCGCCCCGGACGACGTCAAGGCCCAGCTGCGTTCGGATGCCGTCGGCGTCACGGTGGATCCCTCGGGCGCCTCGAGGGACACCTCCACCACCCTGATGGCCGCCGCCTTCCCCTGCACCACCGCCGGTTTTGGCGCGCGCGGTTTCCGCGACGCCGACGCCAACCAGGGCCTGATGGAGGACACCGCCCCGGGCATGGAGGTCGCCTCGAGGCGAACCGACACCGGGTACGACATCGAGTTCAAGATTCCCTGGAAGGCCATGCCCTCGCAGCCGCAGCCGGGCAGCACCCTGGGCCTGAACGTGGTGGTGTACGACGGCGACCTCAAAGACGCCCGCGTAGGCGCCAACATCTCCGAGAGCGGCCTGGCCTGGGCGGCCTTCTCGTGGGGCGGCAAACAGGCGCTGCCTTACCTGTGGCCACGGGTTACACTCGGTCAGTAG
- a CDS encoding extracellular solute-binding protein → MKINRNMLALSALLFGAAQAAPVTITYWQYDFASKVTTVNNLIKQFEAANPDIKVKHETFPYDAFNQKVATSVPAGQGPDVVNLFYGWLPQYVEAGYLQPLPEKDFPAKALEKDFAPMVKASKLDGKYWALPTAVRSLAVFYNKDLFKQAGVKNPPKTWDEFISVASKIVKGQPPRFQQLGFGIQPDGQDYHVVREVLIRQFGGAPYSADNKKATYNSAAGVKALTFYTDMATKQKLGIPNFFPGNNSYRDAFIAGKVGMIIDGSFAVGTIKNGAKFDWGVAPLPTLTAGGLRSNFGSYWANGITKNAKGEKLEAAVKFMKFMTSEAVMREWLNTVGEIPARTSLAQDPKLRKDPVFGAFISSLPFAKATFFVDEAGQRKVWLDAINSVILQNGDPAKALAKAQADEQKILDGYYKK, encoded by the coding sequence ATGAAGATCAACCGTAACATGCTGGCCCTCTCTGCCCTGCTGTTCGGCGCTGCCCAGGCAGCCCCGGTCACCATCACCTACTGGCAGTACGACTTCGCCTCGAAGGTCACCACCGTCAACAACCTGATCAAGCAGTTCGAGGCGGCCAACCCCGACATCAAGGTCAAGCACGAGACCTTCCCGTACGACGCTTTCAACCAGAAGGTCGCGACCTCGGTCCCGGCCGGCCAGGGTCCGGACGTGGTGAACCTGTTCTACGGCTGGCTGCCGCAGTACGTGGAGGCGGGCTACCTGCAGCCGCTGCCCGAGAAGGACTTCCCGGCCAAGGCCCTCGAGAAGGACTTCGCGCCGATGGTCAAGGCCTCCAAGCTCGACGGCAAGTACTGGGCGCTGCCCACCGCCGTGCGCTCGCTGGCCGTGTTCTACAACAAGGACCTGTTCAAGCAGGCCGGCGTCAAGAACCCGCCCAAGACCTGGGACGAGTTCATCTCGGTGGCCTCCAAGATCGTCAAGGGCCAGCCGCCGCGCTTCCAGCAGCTGGGCTTCGGCATCCAGCCGGACGGCCAGGACTACCACGTGGTGCGCGAGGTGCTGATCCGCCAGTTCGGCGGCGCGCCTTACAGCGCCGACAACAAGAAGGCCACCTACAACTCCGCCGCCGGCGTGAAGGCCCTGACCTTCTACACCGACATGGCCACCAAGCAGAAGCTGGGGATCCCCAACTTCTTCCCCGGCAACAACTCGTACCGTGACGCCTTCATCGCCGGCAAGGTCGGCATGATCATCGACGGCTCCTTCGCGGTCGGCACCATCAAGAACGGCGCCAAGTTCGACTGGGGTGTGGCTCCGCTGCCCACCCTCACGGCCGGCGGCCTGCGCTCGAACTTCGGCTCGTACTGGGCTAACGGCATCACCAAGAACGCCAAGGGCGAGAAGCTCGAGGCCGCCGTCAAGTTCATGAAGTTCATGACCTCCGAAGCGGTGATGCGCGAGTGGCTCAACACCGTGGGCGAGATCCCGGCCCGCACTTCGCTGGCGCAAGATCCCAAGCTGCGCAAGGACCCGGTCTTCGGGGCCTTCATCTCCAGCCTGCCTTTTGCCAAGGCGACTTTCTTCGTGGACGAGGCCGGTCAGCGCAAGGTGTGGCTCGACGCGATCAACTCGGTGATCTTGCAGAACGGCGACCCGGCCAAGGCCCTGGCCAAGGCGCAAGCCGACGAGCAGAAGATCCTGGACGGCTACTACAAGAAGTGA
- a CDS encoding PfkB family carbohydrate kinase: MITVIGNANVDLVLGPHDRWPEVGTEALVEHCEFRPGGSAANSLLALYGLGANAAFVCGRGSDALGDLLERELSGGPGVWLRPQVPTSVSVGLTHASGERTFFSYLGHLAEMDLEETLEALDTLRPQGFALVAGAFLTPRLEARYPELLAALHARGLQVALDPGWPPAGFTAAVRAQLLSWLPRVDHLLINEAEAAALSGHRDLEAAAGALLPQLAGGTLVIKRGATGASAWNAQGRRDVRAPRVTVVDTVGAGDSFNAAYLWALDRGQSLEAALEAGVRCASRAISTSPRSYAPVDVEEPSSQL; encoded by the coding sequence GTGATCACCGTGATCGGCAATGCCAACGTTGACCTGGTGCTCGGTCCGCACGACCGCTGGCCCGAGGTCGGAACCGAGGCGCTGGTGGAGCACTGCGAGTTCCGCCCGGGCGGTTCGGCGGCCAACTCGCTGCTGGCCCTTTACGGCCTGGGGGCGAACGCGGCCTTCGTGTGCGGGCGCGGCTCGGACGCGCTGGGCGACCTGCTCGAGCGCGAACTGAGCGGCGGGCCGGGCGTGTGGCTGCGCCCGCAGGTCCCCACCTCGGTCTCGGTGGGCCTGACCCATGCCTCGGGCGAACGCACCTTCTTCTCGTACCTGGGGCACCTGGCCGAAATGGACCTCGAGGAAACCCTGGAGGCTCTGGACACGCTGCGGCCCCAGGGGTTCGCGCTGGTGGCCGGGGCCTTTCTGACCCCGCGCCTCGAGGCACGCTATCCCGAGCTGCTCGCCGCGCTGCACGCGCGGGGGTTGCAAGTCGCCCTGGACCCGGGCTGGCCCCCGGCCGGATTCACGGCGGCGGTGCGCGCACAGCTGCTGTCGTGGCTGCCCCGGGTGGACCACCTGCTGATCAACGAGGCCGAGGCGGCTGCCCTCAGCGGTCACCGCGACCTCGAGGCGGCAGCGGGCGCCCTGCTGCCGCAGCTGGCGGGGGGCACGCTGGTCATCAAGCGCGGCGCGACGGGTGCCAGCGCCTGGAACGCGCAGGGACGCCGCGACGTGCGCGCCCCGCGCGTGACCGTGGTGGATACGGTGGGAGCGGGCGACAGCTTCAACGCCGCCTACCTGTGGGCGCTCGACCGGGGCCAGAGCCTCGAGGCGGCGCTGGAGGCCGGGGTGCGCTGCGCCTCGCGCGCCATTTCGACCTCCCCGCGCAGCTACGCCCCGGTAGACGTGGAAGAGCCTTCCTCGCAGCTCTAA
- a CDS encoding PIG-L deacetylase family protein, translated as MKPDPIRNRPSLLAVFAHPDDEAFRCGGTLARYAAQGVRVTLACTTRGEAGKITDPALGEVEDIGILREAELRDACRHLGIDEPVFLGYRDSGRGERLRKDDPLASINADPIEMEARILEVIERVRPQVMLTFDPHGIYGHPDHLAVHRAATAAFHSAGRFPDPPRRLFYTAQTFEEMQRLQTEGGLGVLAGLEPPTYGVSEDTIAARIDVAEFAARKRAGLRAHRSQTGPLSTLGTMPEAATAPLYARETFSLGGSRGPIPNWPLEDFFEGLEFAHEAASA; from the coding sequence ATGAAACCGGACCCCATCCGCAACCGTCCCTCGCTGCTGGCCGTTTTCGCTCATCCCGACGACGAGGCCTTCCGCTGCGGCGGTACCCTGGCGCGCTACGCCGCACAGGGTGTGCGGGTTACCCTGGCCTGCACCACCCGCGGCGAGGCCGGCAAGATCACCGACCCTGCGCTGGGCGAGGTGGAAGACATAGGCATCCTGCGCGAAGCGGAGCTGCGCGACGCCTGCCGCCACCTGGGCATCGACGAACCGGTGTTCTTGGGCTACCGTGACTCGGGCCGGGGCGAACGCCTGCGCAAGGACGATCCGCTCGCCTCGATCAACGCCGACCCCATCGAGATGGAAGCCCGCATCCTCGAGGTGATCGAGCGCGTGCGCCCGCAGGTGATGCTCACCTTCGACCCGCACGGCATCTACGGCCACCCGGACCACCTGGCGGTGCACCGCGCGGCCACCGCCGCGTTCCACTCGGCCGGGCGCTTTCCGGATCCGCCGAGGCGGCTGTTTTACACCGCCCAGACCTTCGAGGAGATGCAGCGCCTGCAGACCGAGGGCGGCCTGGGCGTGCTCGCGGGCCTCGAGCCGCCCACTTACGGGGTCAGCGAGGACACCATCGCCGCGCGCATCGACGTGGCCGAGTTCGCGGCGCGCAAGCGCGCGGGCCTGCGGGCCCACCGCTCGCAGACCGGGCCGCTCTCCACGCTGGGCACCATGCCCGAGGCGGCCACCGCCCCGCTGTACGCCCGCGAGACCTTCTCGCTGGGCGGGTCCAGAGGCCCCATTCCCAACTGGCCCCTAGAGGACTTCTTCGAGGGCCTCGAGTTCGCACATGAGGCGGCCAGCGCGTGA
- a CDS encoding carbohydrate ABC transporter permease, protein MRASKLSTSLAYLVLLAGAILVVFPFAWMILTSLKPFAELFNLTFWPEDPTLDNFRQVLGETAFLRWFGNSLLIAAITTVSVLFFDSLVGYTLAKFDFPGKNIVFVLILSTLMIPTEMLIIPWYVGVVDLQLTNTYFSILFPGLMSAFGVFLMRQFFDAVPNDIIDAARIDGMHEFGVFWRVALPLVRPALSSLAIFTFLGNWNAFLWPLVVIQKPELRTLPVGVALFSGEAGTQWGLIMAASALAVIPVLIVFAIFQRQIIEGIALTGVKG, encoded by the coding sequence ATGCGCGCCTCCAAGCTCTCCACTTCCCTGGCCTACCTCGTGCTGCTCGCCGGTGCGATCCTGGTGGTCTTTCCGTTCGCCTGGATGATCCTCACCAGCCTCAAGCCCTTCGCCGAGCTGTTCAACCTGACCTTCTGGCCCGAGGATCCTACGCTGGACAACTTCCGGCAGGTGCTGGGCGAGACGGCCTTCTTGCGCTGGTTCGGCAACTCGCTGCTGATCGCGGCGATCACCACCGTCAGCGTGCTGTTTTTCGACTCGCTGGTGGGCTACACCCTGGCCAAGTTCGACTTTCCCGGCAAGAACATCGTGTTCGTGCTGATCTTGTCCACCCTGATGATCCCCACCGAGATGCTGATCATTCCCTGGTACGTCGGGGTGGTGGATCTGCAGCTGACCAACACCTACTTCTCGATCCTGTTCCCCGGACTGATGTCGGCCTTCGGTGTGTTCCTGATGCGCCAGTTCTTCGACGCGGTGCCCAACGACATCATCGACGCGGCCCGCATCGACGGCATGCACGAGTTCGGCGTGTTCTGGCGCGTGGCCCTGCCGCTGGTGCGCCCGGCCCTCTCGAGCCTGGCGATCTTCACCTTCCTGGGTAACTGGAACGCCTTCTTGTGGCCGCTGGTGGTCATCCAGAAGCCCGAGCTGCGCACGCTGCCGGTGGGTGTCGCGCTGTTTTCGGGCGAAGCCGGAACGCAGTGGGGCCTGATCATGGCCGCTTCCGCGCTCGCCGTGATCCCGGTGCTGATCGTATTCGCCATCTTCCAGCGACAGATCATCGAAGGCATCGCACTTACGGGAGTCAAAGGATGA
- a CDS encoding class I SAM-dependent methyltransferase: protein MYSDLYTARLPEEYAGLTLLTKAGVRGFPGLDEAQDLLMRVLEAPPLPLEGPLIDLTAMSGISGRLFDDLSPTLVERSCAALRVLRAQYADEEDVQVLAALPPDLSGEYATLLAVLPGDRGNEAVAELLRAAHRLARPGAVLYLAGDKNRGFERYFKWARTLFGEGEILERHKGLRIAALRNTAQTQPETEPPPSTYRFLDVTVASRPGVFSADRPDAASTLLLEHLGDVAGRRLLDLGCGTGLLGAVAARRGARVTLLDDDLGAVAASRDTLRLSGLEGRVLHSDVGSALGADERFDLVITNPPFHVGSDLVLEVAAEFIETAARHLEPGGELWLVANQFLPYEPLLQGWANPSEVARTRSFKLLRARRT, encoded by the coding sequence ATGTATTCTGACCTGTACACCGCGCGCCTGCCCGAGGAATACGCGGGGCTGACCCTGCTCACCAAGGCGGGCGTGCGCGGCTTTCCCGGCCTCGATGAGGCCCAGGACCTCCTGATGCGGGTGCTCGAGGCTCCCCCGCTGCCGCTCGAGGGGCCTCTGATCGACCTGACCGCCATGAGCGGCATCAGCGGACGGCTGTTTGACGACCTCTCTCCGACCCTGGTCGAGCGCTCCTGCGCCGCCCTGCGGGTACTGAGAGCGCAGTACGCCGACGAGGAGGACGTTCAGGTGCTTGCCGCCCTGCCGCCCGACCTCAGCGGGGAATACGCCACGCTGCTGGCCGTACTGCCCGGCGACCGGGGCAACGAGGCGGTGGCCGAACTGCTGCGCGCCGCGCACCGCCTGGCGCGGCCCGGCGCGGTGCTGTACCTGGCCGGTGACAAGAACCGGGGCTTCGAGCGCTACTTCAAGTGGGCCCGCACGCTCTTCGGCGAGGGTGAGATTCTGGAGCGCCACAAAGGCCTGCGGATCGCTGCCCTGCGCAACACCGCGCAGACACAGCCGGAAACCGAACCGCCACCCTCCACGTACCGCTTCCTGGACGTGACGGTCGCGTCCCGCCCGGGCGTGTTCAGCGCCGATCGCCCGGACGCCGCCAGCACCCTGCTGCTCGAACACCTCGGCGACGTCGCGGGGCGCCGCCTGCTGGACCTGGGCTGCGGCACCGGCCTGCTGGGCGCGGTCGCCGCACGGCGCGGCGCACGGGTGACCCTGCTCGACGACGACCTGGGCGCGGTGGCCGCCTCGCGGGACACCCTGCGCCTCAGCGGCCTCGAGGGGCGGGTGCTGCACTCGGACGTCGGCTCGGCGCTGGGCGCGGACGAGCGTTTCGACCTCGTCATCACCAACCCCCCCTTTCACGTCGGCAGCGACCTGGTGCTCGAGGTGGCCGCCGAATTCATCGAGACCGCCGCGCGGCACCTCGAACCGGGCGGCGAGCTGTGGCTGGTCGCCAACCAGTTCCTGCCCTACGAACCCCTGCTGCAGGGTTGGGCCAACCCGAGCGAGGTCGCCCGGACCCGCTCGTTCAAGCTGTTGCGTGCCCGTAGAACGTAA
- a CDS encoding carbohydrate ABC transporter permease: MRQRRAITAYSFLAIPLVFFLVVRFLPTLSAFQLSLFEWNILSENKPFVGAENYQRLLSDTNFHKSLLNTVYYTLIGVPAQLILGLVIALLLERITFVRGLLRALYFAPYVTPVVAAAWVWQWLLSPNFGPINGLLVELGLPPQGFLTSPAQALPSAAALVVWQNLGFQIVIFLAGLSAIPRSLYEAAAIDGATGSQRFWRITLPLLNPTLVFSIVTGTISYLQLFTQVVNLNFTDQGGPLGSTLSVAVYIYQMAFGRYQMGYASAITVVLFVIILIITLLQLRFLTKRIEY, translated from the coding sequence ATGCGCCAGCGGCGGGCGATCACCGCCTACAGCTTTCTGGCCATCCCGCTGGTGTTCTTCCTGGTGGTGCGCTTCCTGCCCACGCTGAGTGCCTTTCAGCTCTCGCTGTTCGAGTGGAACATCCTCTCGGAGAACAAGCCCTTCGTGGGTGCCGAGAACTACCAGCGCCTGCTGAGCGACACCAACTTTCACAAGTCGCTGCTCAACACGGTGTACTACACCCTGATCGGCGTGCCCGCCCAGCTGATCTTGGGTCTGGTCATCGCGCTGCTGCTCGAGCGCATCACCTTCGTGCGCGGTCTGCTGCGCGCCCTGTACTTCGCACCCTACGTCACCCCGGTGGTGGCCGCCGCGTGGGTGTGGCAGTGGCTGCTCTCGCCCAACTTTGGCCCGATCAACGGCCTGCTGGTCGAACTGGGCCTGCCCCCGCAGGGCTTCCTCACCTCGCCGGCGCAGGCCCTGCCCTCGGCCGCGGCACTGGTGGTGTGGCAGAACCTGGGCTTCCAGATCGTGATCTTCCTGGCCGGCCTCTCGGCCATTCCGCGCAGCCTGTACGAGGCGGCCGCCATTGACGGTGCTACCGGAAGTCAGCGCTTCTGGCGCATCACCCTGCCGCTGCTGAACCCCACGCTGGTGTTCTCGATCGTGACCGGCACCATCTCGTACCTGCAGCTCTTTACCCAGGTCGTGAACCTGAACTTCACCGACCAGGGCGGACCGCTCGGCTCGACTCTGAGTGTCGCCGTCTACATCTACCAGATGGCCTTCGGCCGCTACCAGATGGGGTACGCCAGCGCCATCACCGTGGTGCTGTTCGTGATCATCCTGATCATCACCCTGCTGCAGCTGCGCTTTCTCACCAAGAGGATCGAGTACTGA
- a CDS encoding FCD domain-containing protein, producing the protein MSSDRSAAALPTARHIAEALRRDIDLGRLPAGAALRQEELAARFGVSRLPVREALAHLEAEGLLVVHPNRGAFVTAPDADEVRELFDLRVLIETDLLARAAAQLTERELRRLEVLQQQLDLEDQPEEWLRLDRDFHHGLYAPAARPHSLALAASLRARVNRFYRSLFRPNQHAGTWGAEHRAILAALRHGDPDAAQRALRAHLEHTATLTLASLQAAPEV; encoded by the coding sequence GTGTCCTCTGACCGTTCTGCTGCAGCGCTTCCCACCGCACGCCACATCGCCGAGGCCCTGCGCCGCGACATCGACCTGGGTCGCCTGCCTGCCGGAGCCGCGCTGCGCCAAGAAGAGCTGGCGGCCCGCTTCGGCGTCAGCCGCCTGCCGGTGCGCGAGGCCCTGGCACACCTCGAGGCCGAAGGGTTGCTGGTCGTGCACCCCAACCGGGGTGCTTTCGTCACCGCGCCCGACGCGGACGAGGTGCGCGAGCTCTTCGACCTGCGCGTCCTGATCGAGACCGACCTGCTCGCCCGCGCTGCGGCGCAGCTTACCGAGCGTGAGCTGCGCCGCCTCGAGGTCCTCCAGCAGCAGCTCGACCTCGAGGACCAGCCAGAAGAGTGGCTGCGACTTGACCGCGACTTTCACCACGGGCTGTACGCGCCTGCCGCGCGCCCGCACAGCCTGGCGCTGGCCGCTTCGCTGCGTGCCCGGGTCAACCGCTTTTACCGCAGCCTTTTCCGCCCCAATCAGCACGCCGGCACATGGGGAGCCGAACACCGCGCCATCTTGGCCGCGCTGCGCCACGGTGACCCAGACGCTGCCCAAAGAGCACTGCGCGCGCACCTCGAGCACACCGCCACGCTCACCCTGGCCTCGCTGCAGGCCGCACCGGAGGTCTGA
- a CDS encoding OsmC family protein, translating into MSHHTATVRWEREQARFVDRRYSRAHRWSFDGGLELPASSSPHVVPLPYSDPAGVDPEEAYVAALSSCHMLGFLFAAARRGFCVERYQDEAVGVMEPNEAGKAVISRVTLRPQVLFSGTLRPDEAAVAELHREAHDECFLANSVRTVVETRGSWSYLEPALTGA; encoded by the coding sequence ATGTCGCATCACACCGCCACCGTCCGCTGGGAACGCGAGCAAGCTCGGTTCGTGGACCGCCGTTACAGCCGCGCGCACCGCTGGAGCTTTGACGGTGGCCTCGAGCTGCCTGCCTCGAGCTCCCCGCACGTCGTGCCGCTGCCCTACTCGGACCCTGCGGGCGTTGACCCCGAGGAAGCCTACGTCGCCGCGCTCTCGAGCTGCCACATGCTGGGATTCCTGTTCGCCGCCGCGCGCCGGGGGTTCTGCGTGGAGCGCTACCAGGACGAGGCGGTGGGTGTTATGGAGCCGAACGAGGCCGGAAAGGCGGTGATCTCCCGCGTGACCCTGCGCCCGCAGGTGCTGTTCTCCGGCACGCTGCGCCCGGACGAGGCCGCCGTGGCGGAGCTGCACCGCGAGGCGCACGACGAGTGCTTTCTGGCGAACTCGGTCCGAACCGTGGTCGAGACGCGGGGAAGCTGGAGCTACCTCGAGCCGGCGCTCACGGGTGCCTGA